Below is a window of Gordonia westfalica DNA.
GTCTGGCTGAGTTCGTTCATGGAACAGAGTGGAAATGATATTGACGTCTTTGAATCGTGCCATCACGTGGGTTCGTCATGACTCAAAGAGCATTCGAGTCTCCTCGCGGTCTCCACGATTGCTCTCGGATTCCTGTTCACCCGCCCGCAGGTCACACCGAAGGTGTTGGCAGGTATTGAGCTTCCCGCTGACGGCGTCGAGCGCGAAGTCAACCTCGGCGATGACCGTGACCTCGAGCGCCAGCGCTTGGATGAACCCCGCCGCGCTGAGTGACATCGGCGTGGTGGGGGTCGTCGTCGGCATGGCGCTCGTGCTCGGTATCGCCTTCGCCCGTGGCTGGATCGTATGGGGATCGGAGATCTCGATCTACAAGACCGCGGCCGAGCGCGACGCCAAGACCATCGCCGACCTCCTCGAGACCAACGCGCGCAACGCGCAGACGATGGCCGAGTGGAATGTCGCCGGCCAGCTCATCGCGAGCCAGTCGAAGGCACTGCGAGAGAGCTTGGAGTCCAACTGATGTGGGGATTCAAGACCAAGGGGGCGAGCGCGCACGAAGTTGATGCGCGCTCGAAGCGAAACGCGCGATCGGCCGAAGAAGCCCGGTCCGAAAGCGCACGGCTCGCCGAACGGGCGCGGCCGGTACAGCGGGAGCTTCGTGACCAGTTGGAACGCAACCACTGGGCCGAGCTGATCTTCGGAAGGCTGAACTAGTGGAGCTGATAGCCGACTGGGCACTTGTGGTGCTCGCCGTGCTGGCCACCGTCTACACCATCTGCTACGCCGCATGGCAGTACTGGTGGAAGGAGCGGGTGTCACTCATCTACCTAGGCAAGTCGACCCTGATGTCGCTGGTCTTTCTCCAGATCTCGGCGTCAGTGTGGGCGGGTACTGACTATCCGGGGCGGGCGTGGATTCGATTCATCCTGTACTCGGGTGGCGCCGTGATGATGCTCGCGCTCCTGGTGATGCTGCTGGTGTTGCAGTACAAGACCCGCCGTGACCGTTGGGCGGCAGGCGACTTCCGCCGGCCATGGCAAGTGTGGCGCGACGAGATCCGAGCATGGTGGGCAGGACGGTCATGATCGAACTTCTCTGGGTCGACGGAACTTGGGCACCCCGCGGCGGCTCCCCCGCGTCGGAGGCGCTGCGCCGCGCGCTCGACCCCCGCAAGGTGAAGTTCACGTATGTGCCGTACCCGGCCGACTTCGGCCCGGCGACCGGCATGGGCGACCTGTCGTATGAGGAGTCGAAAGCGATCGGCGCGGCAGCGTTGGATCGAGCTGTCACCGAATCCCGCGAACTCGTGGTCGTCGGCGGCTACAGTGCGGGCGCGGCGGTCGCAGTGAAGTACGCGCGCGACATCCTGCCTCGGCGGCCTCGCCATCAGGTGCTCGCCGTCGCGACGCTGGGCGACCCGCACACGCCGGTGCATCACGGCCGGTCCGGGATCGCCGGGGCGCTGCACGTCCCGCGGCCTCGGTTCACCGAGTGGGCGCCGGGTGATCCGATCGCCGACCTGCCGCTAGGTTCACCGCTGCGCACGGTCGCCGACCTAACCGGGTGGATGTCGGTGCGCACACCCGAGGCCGCCCGCGCCTGGGCGTTCAAGACCGCTGAACGTCTGGCGGTGGCGCAGCCGTGGTGGAATCCGTTCCGCTGGCCCGATTTCGCGCGTGCGGGGGAGGACATCCGCAACTATCTCGGCACTGCGCATTCCACGGACTACGACGGTGGTGGCCACGCTAAGCGGTTGGCCCGCATGATCGAAGGGGTGAGTTAGCCATTACAGCTCCAGATCAGCCCGGTGCTGGTGTACCGGGCAAATACTTCCTGCCCGCGAACCGCCCGAACGGTGCCACGTCAGGCCTGTCGCAGTTCGCGAATGCGGATCAGGCGTTCTGGGATGACTACGCGTACAACCAGTTCAATCCGAAGTTTAAGCATATGGGTGAGCCGGTTGATGTGATCCGGTTGTTGGCTCATGCGGCGACGGCGAACATTGCGTCGATCATCAACGGCATTTTCAATGGCTGGTTTGGTGGCGGTTCGGTTGGTGATCCGCAAGAGGTTCAGTACACGATCCAGGCCATCGCTGACGCCGTCCTCAACGGCTACAACGTGGAAACCAAGGTCACGTCGGGTACGTGGACGAAACCTGAAAACATCACCGAACTGATCGTGGGTCTCATCGGATGTGGGAAGAACGGTTCGGACGGCACCTCCAGTACCACCACCCGCGCAGCTGGCGGCCTCGGCGGTGGATACATTTTCCAGCAACTCGACCCCGAATCAGTGGATTCGAGTACGCCTTACGTCGTTGGCACGAATGGCAATCCGTCCAGTTTCGGCACCCATATCACCAC
It encodes the following:
- a CDS encoding DUF7620 family protein; this translates as MWGFKTKGASAHEVDARSKRNARSAEEARSESARLAERARPVQRELRDQLERNHWAELIFGRLN
- a CDS encoding PE-PPE domain-containing protein; this encodes MIELLWVDGTWAPRGGSPASEALRRALDPRKVKFTYVPYPADFGPATGMGDLSYEESKAIGAAALDRAVTESRELVVVGGYSAGAAVAVKYARDILPRRPRHQVLAVATLGDPHTPVHHGRSGIAGALHVPRPRFTEWAPGDPIADLPLGSPLRTVADLTGWMSVRTPEAARAWAFKTAERLAVAQPWWNPFRWPDFARAGEDIRNYLGTAHSTDYDGGGHAKRLARMIEGVS
- a CDS encoding putative phage holin, whose amino-acid sequence is MELIADWALVVLAVLATVYTICYAAWQYWWKERVSLIYLGKSTLMSLVFLQISASVWAGTDYPGRAWIRFILYSGGAVMMLALLVMLLVLQYKTRRDRWAAGDFRRPWQVWRDEIRAWWAGRS